From a region of the Thiorhodovibrio winogradskyi genome:
- a CDS encoding DNA-J related domain-containing protein: MNESVVPFELGSFEIKCEEKQLSACQKSIDQQKADQKSAGLADETLTLLLDILKNHPDGISEYDLLRALEQRNHAACASAPSRSEPGHPGLFCSELALFQAHFLLFNALYRLRDRLAAVGSAWLEIDVLCIVLRPDGFGNGFAGSCQPRALARRDPLRAYYLDIHQLTITDAQQVVDWLGDFWMRYFALESRAAALAVLGLVDPVDAQVVRRRYRELAMRLHPDRGGDADSFSRLISAKQVLERSAGYNASKRT; this comes from the coding sequence GTGAATGAATCCGTTGTGCCTTTTGAGTTGGGTTCTTTTGAGATAAAATGCGAAGAGAAGCAGCTAAGTGCCTGCCAGAAAAGCATTGATCAGCAAAAGGCTGACCAGAAAAGCGCCGGGCTGGCTGACGAGACGCTAACCCTGCTGCTCGATATTCTCAAAAATCATCCCGATGGCATCAGTGAGTACGATCTACTGCGGGCGCTTGAACAAAGAAATCATGCAGCTTGTGCCAGCGCGCCCTCGCGTTCCGAGCCTGGTCATCCTGGCTTATTTTGCAGTGAACTGGCGCTCTTTCAGGCGCATTTTCTGCTGTTCAATGCGCTCTATCGTTTGCGTGACCGGCTGGCGGCGGTCGGCAGCGCCTGGCTTGAAATCGACGTCCTCTGCATTGTGCTGCGGCCTGACGGCTTCGGGAACGGCTTCGCGGGCTCATGTCAGCCACGGGCATTGGCGCGCCGCGATCCGTTACGCGCCTATTATCTCGATATTCACCAACTGACAATCACGGATGCGCAACAGGTTGTCGACTGGCTGGGGGATTTCTGGATGAGGTATTTTGCGTTAGAAAGTCGCGCGGCCGCCTTGGCCGTGCTTGGGTTGGTTGATCCCGTCGATGCGCAGGTGGTGCGGCGGCGCTATCGGGAGTTGGCCATGCGCCTGCACCCTGATCGCGGCGGCGATGCGGACTCTTTCAGCCGCCTGATATCGGCCAAGCAGGTACTTGAGCGCAGCGCCGGTTACAACGCATCGAAACGCACCTGA
- the modD gene encoding ModD protein, which produces MATASILTVTPPMLSDATLHALLEEDAPYGDLTTESLGIGSAPGRIRFFVRDPMRVCGTEEAVRMFELCGARSHLITASGQEGATGTLLLEAEGNAGALHRGWKAAQTLVEWCSGISTSAAAITAAARRGHPHALVAGTRKNVPGNRRLAAKAFVAGGAVMHRLGLSETLLIFAEHRAFLGACLDAGGPSETLKRLRHRCPEKRVVVEVSSLEEALRWGEADVLQLEKFTPELVAQTRAALHERQAPALVAAAGGINATNAEDYARAGAHLLVTTAPHLAPPRDVQVRFDAL; this is translated from the coding sequence ATGGCTACAGCATCCATCCTAACCGTCACGCCACCAATGCTGAGCGACGCCACGCTTCATGCCTTATTGGAAGAAGACGCGCCCTATGGCGATCTCACCACTGAGTCTCTCGGCATTGGCAGTGCACCAGGGCGTATTCGCTTCTTTGTGCGAGACCCCATGCGAGTTTGCGGGACCGAGGAAGCCGTGCGCATGTTCGAGTTATGCGGCGCGCGCAGTCATCTGATCACGGCCTCCGGGCAGGAAGGCGCGACCGGCACCCTGTTGCTCGAGGCAGAGGGCAATGCTGGCGCCCTGCACCGCGGTTGGAAGGCCGCTCAAACCCTGGTGGAATGGTGTTCTGGGATTAGCACGAGCGCCGCCGCGATCACGGCAGCCGCTCGCCGCGGGCATCCGCATGCCCTGGTGGCCGGCACGCGCAAGAATGTTCCGGGCAACCGGCGCCTGGCAGCCAAGGCGTTTGTCGCCGGCGGTGCGGTGATGCATCGCCTGGGCCTGTCGGAAACCCTACTGATATTCGCCGAGCACCGCGCTTTTTTGGGCGCCTGTCTTGACGCTGGGGGGCCGTCAGAGACGCTCAAACGCTTGCGCCACCGCTGCCCCGAGAAGCGCGTGGTGGTGGAAGTCAGCAGCCTGGAAGAGGCGCTGCGATGGGGCGAAGCAGACGTGCTGCAACTGGAGAAATTCACACCCGAGCTGGTCGCTCAGACCCGTGCCGCCTTGCACGAGCGCCAGGCGCCAGCCCTGGTGGCCGCCGCCGGTGGCATCAATGCGACCAATGCCGAAGACTACGCCCGCGCCGGGGCGCATTTGCTGGTCACCACGGCGCCCCACCTGGCGCCGCCGCGCGATGTTCAGGTGCGTTTCGATGCGTTGTAA
- a CDS encoding alpha-amylase family protein, with the protein MTSSTPPTPRALPVGVMFNAYPDSIGDTLSDQVALLQRPEFKDAFSLLYLLPTFFNSDLDRGFSVIDYDINRELVQPEDIAALKALNIEFKFDLVLNHLSVNSPQFRDLLAHGDASEYRDFFVDWNQFWEGHGQMGSDGYMIPDDWCLQKLFMRKPGLPILMVRFPDGSLRPYWNTFYQKILYRELDLADLEPIPGLDQDAREHMLTMINHAIRADSQIDHIDFGAFGDCRQRIIDIVESKRDYLGQMDLNARSEKVWDFYAETFAKLKAYGARIIRLDAFAYLHKAPGEANFFNTPGTWDYLDRLKHMALEYDLIVFPEIHTEYGRGLHEDVANKGFPIYDFFFPGLLIDALDRGDNRALLNWIKEVDSKELKTINMLGCHDGIPVLDLRGVEVDGGLRPGLLDDARIEATMERLIERGGRVKNLYGPDGKKIAYYQLNATFFSALGEDERKLRLARAIQMFIPGIPQVWYLDLFAGRNNYAAADQGGPAGHKEINRTNLSAADIELGLSQPVVLDQLDLIRMRNCAPAFQGQLHIHKTEPNQLSLHWRKEEFTADLEANLSDLTFSVRYSDATGREESKSYL; encoded by the coding sequence ATGACCAGCTCCACGCCACCAACACCCCGGGCATTGCCCGTTGGTGTGATGTTCAACGCCTATCCCGACAGCATCGGCGACACCCTATCCGACCAGGTCGCGCTTCTGCAGCGACCGGAGTTCAAGGATGCTTTCTCACTACTCTATCTGCTGCCGACCTTTTTCAACAGCGATCTTGATCGCGGATTTTCCGTCATCGACTATGACATCAACCGGGAGTTGGTTCAGCCCGAGGATATCGCGGCGCTCAAGGCGCTGAACATTGAGTTTAAGTTCGATCTGGTGCTGAATCATCTGTCGGTCAATTCACCGCAGTTCCGAGACCTGCTCGCCCATGGCGATGCCTCGGAGTATCGGGATTTTTTCGTCGACTGGAACCAGTTTTGGGAGGGCCACGGCCAGATGGGGTCGGATGGCTATATGATCCCGGATGACTGGTGCCTGCAGAAGCTATTCATGCGCAAGCCTGGGCTGCCAATTCTGATGGTACGATTCCCGGACGGCTCGCTGCGTCCTTACTGGAATACCTTTTATCAGAAAATTCTCTATCGCGAGCTGGACCTCGCGGATCTCGAGCCCATTCCCGGTCTGGACCAAGACGCGCGGGAACATATGCTGACCATGATCAATCATGCGATTCGCGCCGATTCGCAGATCGACCATATCGACTTCGGCGCCTTTGGTGACTGTCGCCAACGGATTATCGACATTGTCGAGAGCAAGCGCGACTACCTCGGCCAGATGGACCTCAATGCGCGCTCGGAGAAGGTGTGGGATTTTTATGCCGAGACCTTCGCCAAACTCAAGGCCTATGGCGCGCGCATTATTCGTCTGGATGCCTTTGCCTACCTGCACAAGGCGCCCGGCGAGGCCAATTTCTTCAACACCCCCGGCACCTGGGACTATCTCGACCGTCTCAAGCACATGGCGCTCGAGTACGACCTCATCGTCTTCCCCGAGATTCATACCGAATACGGGCGGGGTTTGCACGAGGATGTCGCCAACAAAGGTTTTCCGATTTACGACTTTTTCTTCCCCGGGCTGCTCATCGACGCGCTCGACCGGGGCGACAACCGCGCCCTGCTCAACTGGATCAAAGAGGTCGACAGCAAGGAGCTCAAGACCATCAATATGCTCGGCTGCCATGATGGCATTCCAGTGTTGGATTTGCGCGGCGTGGAAGTCGACGGCGGCTTGCGTCCCGGCTTGCTCGATGACGCGCGCATCGAAGCCACCATGGAACGGCTGATCGAACGCGGCGGCCGGGTCAAGAATCTCTATGGGCCAGATGGTAAAAAGATTGCCTACTACCAGCTCAACGCCACCTTTTTTAGCGCCCTCGGCGAGGATGAGCGCAAACTGCGCCTGGCGCGTGCCATTCAGATGTTCATCCCAGGTATTCCGCAGGTGTGGTATCTGGATCTGTTCGCCGGAAGGAACAACTACGCCGCGGCCGACCAAGGCGGCCCCGCCGGGCACAAGGAGATCAACCGCACCAATCTGAGCGCGGCCGATATTGAACTGGGACTAAGCCAACCTGTGGTCCTGGATCAGCTTGATCTGATCCGCATGCGCAATTGCGCCCCGGCTTTTCAAGGGCAGTTGCACATTCACAAGACCGAACCGAATCAGCTTTCCCTGCACTGGCGGAAAGAGGAGTTCACAGCGGACCTGGAGGCCAATTTAAGCGATCTTACTTTCAGTGTGCGCTACAGCGATGCAACTGGGCGGGAAGAGTCCAAATCCTACCTCTAA
- a CDS encoding calcium:proton antiporter: MVGNSRQAAQARQVLRAEAPLGAVIATTLAFLVFGKGWLSDLGNPLWLALMFIWLFAVILWAALKVVHHADCLAIQLGEPYGTLILTLSVISIEVLMIAALMLSGNNNPTMARDTMFAVVMIVLNGMVGLTLLLGALRHGEQSYNLQGANAYLSVIIPLTLLTLLLPDLTVSTTTPSLTGFQSVFLIFICIALYGTFLAIQTLRHSGYFAEPETQATSHGQAGHAHEGLVVRSIPFHALLLLAYLIPVVVLAKKLALPIDYGIEVLKLPAALGGFIVAALVLTPEAVGAVQAALVNRLQRAVNIFLGSVMATIGLTVPAVLAISLATGKRVELGLQGADILMLIVTLLVSMVTFSAARTNLLQGVVHLTLFLAYLMLIFAP; the protein is encoded by the coding sequence ATGGTGGGCAATAGCCGTCAAGCAGCTCAGGCCAGACAGGTGCTGCGCGCGGAGGCGCCACTTGGCGCCGTCATCGCGACAACTCTGGCCTTTCTGGTATTTGGCAAGGGCTGGCTATCGGACCTCGGCAATCCGCTCTGGCTTGCCTTGATGTTTATCTGGCTGTTTGCGGTGATTCTGTGGGCTGCGCTGAAGGTTGTCCATCACGCGGATTGTCTGGCCATTCAACTCGGCGAGCCTTACGGCACCCTCATTCTGACCCTGTCGGTCATTTCCATCGAGGTGCTGATGATCGCCGCGCTCATGTTGAGCGGCAACAATAATCCGACCATGGCGCGCGATACCATGTTCGCCGTGGTCATGATTGTGCTCAATGGCATGGTGGGACTCACCCTGCTGCTCGGCGCGCTGCGCCACGGAGAGCAGTCCTACAACCTGCAGGGCGCCAATGCTTATCTATCGGTTATTATTCCGCTGACCCTGTTGACCCTGCTCTTACCGGATTTGACGGTGTCCACCACGACACCCAGCTTGACTGGATTTCAGTCCGTTTTCCTGATTTTCATCTGTATCGCGCTCTACGGAACCTTCCTTGCCATACAGACGCTGCGCCACAGCGGCTACTTCGCGGAGCCTGAAACCCAGGCGACCAGCCATGGGCAGGCCGGGCATGCCCATGAGGGGCTTGTAGTACGCTCAATCCCTTTCCACGCCTTGCTCCTGCTGGCCTACCTGATTCCCGTGGTAGTTCTGGCGAAAAAGCTCGCTCTGCCAATCGATTACGGTATTGAGGTACTCAAGTTGCCGGCCGCGCTGGGCGGCTTTATTGTCGCAGCCTTGGTGTTGACGCCGGAAGCCGTGGGCGCGGTTCAGGCGGCCTTGGTTAACCGACTCCAGCGCGCGGTCAACATTTTTCTTGGTTCCGTCATGGCCACCATCGGCTTGACGGTACCAGCCGTGCTAGCCATTAGCCTGGCTACCGGCAAACGGGTCGAATTGGGATTGCAAGGTGCCGACATTCTGATGCTGATCGTCACTTTATTGGTCTCAATGGTCACTTTCAGCGCGGCACGCACAAATCTCTTGCAGGGCGTCGTCCATCTCACGCTATTTTTAGCCTACCTGATGCTGATTTTTGCCCCTTGA
- a CDS encoding HAD-IIB family hydrolase, with the protein MKVLATDLDRTLLPNGSWEPDPQAVDLFNRLTREQDTHVIYVTGRSLELTEQAIADFGIRHPHVLIGDVGTTIREHQDGGWHFDEDWTTHVRAKSPRWNVAGIKNAVAGIDGLREQPPENLNPFKQSYFVDHARNEAILKLVDEQVKGHFDESAIYSFDSQSGEGLLDFLPTSANKQTALEFVAGKLGLEKSEVVFCGDSGNDVFPLTAGFSGVLVRNADEQLVSSVKQAQAENPRLKVYFAQGNFNGLSGYYTSGVIEGACHYGVLEL; encoded by the coding sequence ATGAAGGTACTGGCTACCGACCTGGACCGCACCCTGTTACCCAATGGCAGCTGGGAGCCCGACCCTCAGGCCGTTGACCTCTTCAACCGCTTGACGCGGGAACAAGACACCCATGTGATCTATGTGACCGGGCGCAGCCTGGAGTTGACCGAGCAAGCTATTGCCGATTTCGGCATCCGTCACCCACATGTGTTGATCGGCGATGTTGGCACCACCATCCGCGAGCACCAGGACGGAGGCTGGCACTTTGACGAGGACTGGACCACCCATGTGCGCGCCAAAAGCCCACGCTGGAATGTGGCTGGCATCAAGAACGCCGTGGCCGGGATCGACGGTCTGCGCGAGCAACCGCCGGAAAACCTCAATCCCTTCAAGCAAAGCTACTTCGTCGATCATGCGCGCAACGAAGCCATCCTCAAGCTGGTCGATGAGCAGGTGAAAGGACATTTCGACGAAAGTGCCATCTATAGCTTCGACTCCCAGAGCGGCGAGGGGCTGCTTGACTTTCTGCCCACAAGCGCCAATAAGCAAACAGCATTGGAATTCGTCGCCGGCAAACTCGGGCTCGAGAAGTCAGAAGTGGTGTTTTGCGGCGACAGCGGCAATGATGTTTTTCCGCTCACCGCCGGCTTTTCCGGTGTGCTGGTGCGCAACGCCGATGAGCAACTGGTTAGCAGCGTCAAGCAGGCACAGGCAGAGAATCCCAGGCTAAAGGTGTATTTTGCGCAAGGGAACTTTAACGGCTTGTCGGGCTACTACACCAGCGGCGTCATTGAAGGCGCCTGCCACTACGGCGTACTGGAACTCTAG
- a CDS encoding MFS transporter: MVLVQTETRSPAREVFAWALYDWGNSAFATTVMAGFFPVFYSAISGRLDTEQAQFWFNIALALSSLLIGLSGPLFGVIADRGGWRNGFLAGFASLGIVATAALAWVQNGQWAMALLLYATASIGFAGGNIFYDSLLPHVARGRNMDRVSALGYALGYGGGGLLFALNVAMVLKFDWFGLSDAGAAVRLSFLSVSLWWLVFTLPLLFMVRTRQAREQVPTDQVWAGAWHQLVDTLKAIRAERLLVVFLIAYWLYIDGVNTVIKTAVFFGDRVLGLDQSGLISALLLTQFVALPAALLFGWVGQRIGARAGILIGLGVYLGVIVYAWALLESSRDFYLLAVAIGLVQGGVQSLSRSLFASLIPAHKSAEYFGVFNLVGKFATVLGPLLMALTPLLFVSASPRTSILPLALLFLIGGGLLLQLPHRPQR; this comes from the coding sequence GTGGTCCTTGTTCAAACCGAGACCCGATCCCCAGCGCGCGAGGTGTTCGCCTGGGCGCTTTACGACTGGGGCAATTCCGCCTTCGCGACTACTGTCATGGCGGGGTTCTTTCCCGTGTTCTACAGTGCTATCAGCGGCAGACTCGACACCGAGCAGGCGCAGTTCTGGTTCAACATCGCCCTGGCCCTATCAAGCCTGCTGATTGGCCTCAGCGGACCCTTGTTTGGAGTGATTGCCGACCGTGGCGGCTGGCGCAACGGCTTTCTGGCCGGTTTTGCCAGCCTGGGTATTGTCGCGACAGCCGCGCTGGCCTGGGTGCAAAACGGCCAGTGGGCCATGGCGCTGCTGCTGTACGCGACGGCCAGCATCGGCTTTGCCGGGGGCAACATCTTCTACGACTCCTTGCTGCCGCATGTTGCCCGTGGCCGCAACATGGATCGCGTCTCGGCACTTGGCTACGCGCTTGGTTATGGCGGCGGCGGGCTGCTGTTCGCGCTCAATGTCGCCATGGTCCTAAAGTTCGACTGGTTCGGCTTGAGTGATGCCGGCGCGGCGGTGCGGCTGTCATTTTTGTCGGTATCACTCTGGTGGTTGGTTTTCACCCTGCCGCTCTTGTTCATGGTGCGCACCAGGCAGGCGCGCGAGCAAGTGCCAACGGATCAGGTCTGGGCGGGTGCCTGGCATCAATTGGTTGATACCCTGAAAGCCATTCGCGCCGAGCGCCTGCTGGTGGTCTTTCTGATCGCTTACTGGCTCTATATTGATGGCGTCAATACGGTGATCAAAACGGCGGTGTTCTTTGGCGACCGGGTGCTGGGACTGGATCAGTCCGGGCTGATTTCGGCGCTCCTGCTGACCCAATTCGTCGCCTTGCCGGCGGCGCTGCTGTTTGGCTGGGTCGGGCAACGAATTGGCGCACGCGCCGGAATATTAATTGGCCTAGGGGTTTATCTGGGCGTTATTGTCTATGCTTGGGCCTTGCTTGAATCCAGCCGGGATTTCTATTTGCTGGCCGTTGCCATCGGACTGGTGCAGGGCGGTGTGCAGAGTCTCTCGCGGTCCTTGTTCGCTAGTCTGATTCCGGCGCACAAGAGTGCCGAATACTTCGGTGTTTTCAACCTGGTCGGCAAATTTGCCACTGTGCTTGGGCCTTTGCTCATGGCTTTGACGCCGCTGTTGTTTGTCTCCGCCAGCCCGCGCACGAGCATTCTACCCTTGGCGCTGCTGTTTTTAATTGGCGGCGGGCTGTTACTGCAATTGCCGCATCGGCCGCAACGATGA
- a CDS encoding H-NS histone family protein → MDEMEYTELRAKLESLEAEQKEVERVLAAKRDQRKAELISEFKQRIKDEGFTVGEVADAFAGRRNSRRSGGARSYPRYVDNADSNFVYVRGPLPGWMKERMTAVGLNPADKGDRERYKQDYMHPES, encoded by the coding sequence ATGGACGAAATGGAATACACCGAACTCAGGGCCAAACTGGAATCCCTCGAGGCCGAGCAGAAAGAAGTCGAGCGCGTCCTCGCTGCCAAACGCGATCAGCGCAAGGCGGAACTCATCTCGGAATTCAAGCAACGAATCAAAGACGAGGGTTTTACCGTTGGCGAAGTCGCCGACGCTTTTGCTGGCCGTCGCAATTCACGCCGCTCGGGCGGAGCGCGTTCCTACCCGCGCTATGTCGATAATGCCGATTCCAACTTTGTTTACGTGCGTGGTCCCCTGCCGGGTTGGATGAAAGAGCGCATGACTGCCGTTGGCTTGAATCCAGCAGACAAAGGTGATCGCGAGCGCTACAAGCAAGACTATATGCATCCAGAATCCTGA
- a CDS encoding glutamate synthase subunit beta: MGKPTGFMEYARAELGLQPVGDRIVHYSEFVLPLSDEELSIQGARCMDCGIPYCHQGCPVNNIIPDWNDLVYRNGREDWQRAIEVLHSTNNFPEFTGRICPAPCETSCTLNIDDNPVAIKAIERAIVDRAWEEGWVKPQVPAHRSGKKVAVIGSGPSGLACAQQLARAGHAVALFEKEDRIGGLLRYGIPDFKLSKTLIDRRMSQMRAEGVEFHTNCHVGMDIPLADLQRDYDALVLCGGSEKARDLDVPGRSFDGIHFAMDFLRANSKRVQGVYVPDEDFISAQGKHVVVIGGGDTGSDCIGTSNRHGAKSVTQIEILDKPPAKEDKGLTWPNWPNKLRTSTSQEEGAERMWNVLTKAFVSDGANRVKALKYVLVRWDKDETGRWQMSEVPGSEAEMPADLVLLAMGFVHPVHEGMLEELKDSAGANKDQVLDARGNIQASTEGENAYATSVAGIFAAGDMRRGQSLVVWAIREGRQCARAVDEWLTGRSDLPR, encoded by the coding sequence ATGGGTAAACCAACAGGTTTCATGGAATATGCGCGCGCCGAGCTCGGCTTGCAGCCGGTCGGCGACCGCATTGTGCATTATTCGGAGTTCGTGCTGCCGCTCAGCGACGAGGAACTCAGCATTCAGGGCGCGCGTTGCATGGACTGCGGCATCCCTTATTGTCATCAGGGCTGCCCGGTCAATAACATCATTCCGGACTGGAACGACCTAGTCTATCGCAACGGACGCGAAGACTGGCAAAGGGCCATTGAGGTGCTGCACTCGACCAACAATTTTCCAGAGTTCACCGGGCGCATCTGCCCGGCGCCCTGCGAGACGTCCTGCACCCTGAACATCGACGATAACCCGGTCGCCATCAAGGCCATCGAGCGGGCCATTGTTGATCGCGCATGGGAAGAAGGCTGGGTCAAGCCCCAGGTACCGGCGCATCGCAGCGGCAAGAAGGTGGCGGTAATTGGCTCCGGTCCCTCGGGTCTTGCCTGTGCCCAACAGCTCGCCCGCGCCGGCCATGCGGTGGCCCTGTTCGAGAAAGAAGACCGTATCGGCGGACTGCTGCGCTACGGCATCCCCGACTTTAAGCTCAGCAAGACGCTCATCGACCGGCGCATGAGCCAGATGCGTGCCGAGGGCGTGGAGTTCCATACCAACTGCCATGTGGGCATGGATATTCCGCTGGCCGACCTGCAACGCGATTATGACGCCCTGGTGCTTTGCGGCGGCTCCGAGAAAGCGCGCGATCTCGACGTGCCTGGGCGCAGCTTCGACGGCATTCACTTCGCCATGGACTTCCTGCGAGCCAATTCCAAGCGGGTGCAGGGCGTCTATGTGCCGGATGAGGACTTCATCAGCGCCCAGGGCAAGCATGTGGTGGTCATAGGTGGTGGCGACACCGGCTCCGACTGCATCGGCACCTCCAACCGTCACGGCGCCAAGTCCGTCACCCAGATCGAAATCCTCGATAAGCCGCCGGCGAAAGAAGACAAGGGCCTGACCTGGCCCAATTGGCCAAACAAACTGCGCACATCCACTTCACAAGAAGAAGGCGCCGAACGCATGTGGAATGTGCTGACCAAAGCCTTCGTCAGCGACGGCGCGAACCGCGTCAAGGCATTGAAATACGTCCTGGTGCGCTGGGACAAGGATGAGACCGGTCGCTGGCAAATGAGCGAGGTGCCGGGCTCCGAGGCCGAAATGCCCGCCGATCTGGTGCTGCTGGCCATGGGCTTCGTGCACCCAGTGCACGAGGGCATGCTCGAGGAATTGAAAGACAGCGCGGGGGCGAATAAGGACCAGGTGCTCGACGCACGCGGCAATATCCAGGCCAGTACCGAGGGCGAGAATGCCTACGCCACCAGTGTCGCGGGCATCTTCGCCGCTGGCGACATGCGTCGCGGCCAGTCCCTGGTCGTCTGGGCCATCCGCGAGGGCCGTCAGTGCGCCCGCGCGGTCGATGAGTGGCTGACAGGACGCAGCGACTTGCCGCGTTGA
- a CDS encoding chloride channel protein produces the protein MSGSHLAQFWRRLHPAADALLDRARLQIARPNALLWHALLGILTGLITGVVIIGFRLAVEGTQALMLPHHGENYEALSLGARLLLPLVGALLIAVMFLRFSAGIRVLGVARVLERMEYHQGHLTLRGFMLQFIGAAVAIVSGHSVGREGPHVYLGASNGSLLGQALGLPNNSIRIMVACGTAAGIAASFNTPLAGVIFALEVLALEYSIATFVPIILAAASADWLFVSVFDANPLFEVPPAVVSSVADLSPVILLGVAAGMVSAAYTQAVQSVAGAAKVLPFFWRLVLGGVMAGLCGALMPQVMGLGFDSLSRLLDSHLAWEFLLTLLAMKLMATSASIGLGIPGGTIGPALFMGALIGNLTAVVAAQFLDASTVPVSFYVLLGMGAMMGASLLAPLAGLTAIVELTHSPGVIMPGMLAIIIALLVSYKGFGKVSLFITMLRANGLDYRINPLIQELRRQAVGGVMNRHFVHQLAELDRAKAECLVADSPDWIIVNKGDKPIYLMPGIAVATFLSRNPKAASIDLLAIPSERLELAPIHLQASLQEAVEIMEKTGAQALYVRRPLAPGIDHIYGVLTRSRIDTAYKY, from the coding sequence ATGTCCGGTTCCCATCTGGCTCAGTTTTGGCGTCGCCTCCATCCCGCTGCCGATGCGCTGCTTGATCGCGCGCGGCTGCAAATCGCTCGCCCGAACGCCCTTCTTTGGCATGCGCTCCTCGGTATTCTCACCGGCCTGATCACGGGGGTGGTCATCATCGGTTTTCGCCTTGCAGTTGAAGGCACGCAGGCACTGATGCTGCCCCACCATGGCGAGAACTACGAGGCGCTATCCTTGGGCGCGCGTTTATTGTTGCCCCTCGTTGGCGCCTTGCTCATCGCAGTCATGTTCCTGCGCTTTTCCGCAGGCATCCGAGTGCTTGGCGTTGCCCGGGTGCTTGAGCGTATGGAATACCATCAGGGGCACTTGACTCTGCGTGGCTTCATGCTGCAATTCATCGGTGCGGCGGTGGCGATTGTCAGCGGTCATTCGGTCGGGCGGGAAGGGCCGCATGTTTATCTCGGTGCCAGCAATGGCAGTCTACTAGGCCAGGCGTTGGGGCTGCCAAACAACAGCATTCGCATCATGGTCGCCTGCGGTACCGCCGCGGGTATTGCAGCCTCTTTCAACACGCCATTGGCTGGGGTGATTTTCGCGCTCGAGGTACTCGCGCTCGAATACAGCATTGCCACTTTTGTTCCCATTATTCTCGCCGCTGCCAGCGCGGACTGGTTGTTTGTTTCAGTTTTTGATGCCAATCCGCTCTTTGAGGTGCCGCCAGCGGTTGTTAGTTCAGTGGCGGATCTGTCGCCGGTCATATTGCTTGGGGTAGCAGCGGGCATGGTGTCGGCAGCTTATACGCAGGCCGTGCAGAGTGTTGCCGGTGCGGCAAAAGTACTTCCTTTTTTCTGGCGACTGGTGCTCGGGGGGGTCATGGCCGGGCTATGTGGTGCTCTTATGCCACAGGTGATGGGGCTGGGATTCGACTCCTTGAGTCGACTGCTTGACTCGCATCTCGCCTGGGAATTCCTGCTAACGTTGCTGGCGATGAAGTTAATGGCCACCTCGGCCAGCATCGGATTGGGCATTCCAGGCGGCACCATCGGGCCGGCACTCTTCATGGGGGCTCTGATTGGCAATCTCACAGCCGTGGTGGCGGCGCAATTTCTCGATGCCAGCACGGTGCCGGTGAGCTTTTACGTGCTACTTGGCATGGGTGCCATGATGGGCGCCAGTCTACTGGCGCCGCTGGCCGGATTAACCGCCATTGTGGAGTTGACGCACAGCCCCGGCGTTATCATGCCTGGCATGCTGGCAATCATCATCGCTCTACTGGTTAGCTACAAGGGCTTTGGCAAGGTGTCGCTCTTTATCACCATGCTTCGTGCCAATGGTCTGGATTACCGCATTAATCCGCTGATACAGGAGTTGCGACGTCAGGCCGTGGGTGGGGTGATGAACCGCCATTTTGTTCACCAACTGGCTGAGCTGGACCGCGCCAAGGCCGAGTGCTTGGTGGCTGACAGCCCTGACTGGATTATTGTAAATAAGGGCGATAAGCCCATTTATCTGATGCCGGGTATCGCGGTTGCAACCTTCCTGTCGCGGAACCCAAAAGCGGCCAGTATCGACCTGCTGGCAATACCCAGTGAACGCCTGGAACTGGCACCCATTCACTTGCAGGCTAGTCTGCAAGAGGCCGTGGAGATTATGGAGAAAACCGGTGCCCAAGCGCTCTATGTTCGCCGTCCGCTGGCACCGGGCATAGATCATATTTACGGTGTCTTGACGCGCTCGCGAATCGATACTGCCTACAAGTACTAA